DNA from Flavobacteriales bacterium:
CCGATACTATTCATCTCTTCAGCTCTCACTGTATTCTCTCAAATACCGACAGATTCCAATACGGTGTATATCCAACGTGATGGAGTCCACGTAGAGGCGCTGCAAGAGGTAGTAGATATCCCTGAGTATAAAGTTCGTGAAGTATGGAGTGACTTCATATCCCACAGACAGGATATGAGTCCGAGCGTACAAGGTCTGGAAGCTAAAGAGGCCTTGACTGCGCACAACAGCACGATAGCCAGAGCTGGAAACGGTTCATTGGAACTGGAAATGATGGTGATGGGTGTTGACGATGAGAGCTCTATCATCCGCCTGTATGCTAAATCTGATTATCAGTCAGCATATCCGGTAGAAATGGAGTCTGATACTCAAGAAACTTTAGATACCTTGCTACAGGAATTCATCAACTATGCCGAATCCCAGTCGATGGATAGCGGAGGATCTAAGTGACCTCCTCTCCTTGCAACAATCAAATAATACGAAGCCCATGACCCTCACACGCTTATTTTTCACCCTTGCCCTTGCATTTTTTTTGACCCCTACGACCATCCTAGGCCAAGCTGCTGCTGATGATCGTATGTATCATGATGAAGAACTACGCGAGGGGCACACCGTGTCATTGACCATACCTGCTGAAGCCTCTAAAGAACAACTCGAGGACTTCATGGATGACCGCTATGATGTCAATCTGAAAGGAGGTGGATTATTCAGTAATAAAGATGTCCTTTCCGCTGAAGAAATCTCTATTCCGGCCCTATATCCCGAATCGATGGACTTGTATTTCAGGGTTATACCTGTAGGTAATGAAAGCAAGGTCAAAGTAACCGCGCGCGACAGCGGTGATACGTATTTCGGTGCATCCCATATGAACACTACGTTCGAGGCTCTTGGGCGTATTTTGAATGACTACAGCATCTACGCTGAGAATCGATTCTACACCGATAGACTCAATGAGCGTCAAGAGCAAGTAGAGGATGTGATGAAGGATATTCAGAAGAATGAAGAAGACATCGAAAAGAACAAGTCCAAGATCCAAGACAATCTGGATGAGAACGCTGAAATGGAAAGCGAGAATCGCAAGATGAGTGCTGAGATCGAAGATCTAGAGAAGGACTTGAAAAAGCTCAAAGAGCAGATCGAGGGAGCCAAACGCTCGCTCAACGAGGCCAACGAAAAATAAGAATACTGAAAACAGAACTAATGAAGACGATCCTTTATCGGGATCGTCTTTTTTATTCGCTCGATTGTCATCAAATTCGTGGGAATTGGCAGAACACGAGAAATATCTCAAAGGACAAGGAGCTCAGAAGCAGATTCACAACCGATTTGAGCGGCAGTCATATGTCACAGAACATTGGGAAGGAATAGATGAAGTCGATGAAGGTCCAGAGAAGACAAGCTTCATTGAAGTCCATCCCAAGACCATCATCACACCCAACTCCAGCCCGGATGTGCCTTTCGACCTCAGCATCAACCCTTATCAAGGCTGCGAGCATGGCTGTGTCTATTGCTATGCACGCAATTCCCATCAATATTGGGGATATGGCCCAGGCAGGGATTTTGAACGGGCCATCCTGGTCAAGAAGAATGCGGCTACTCTATTGGAGAAGACCTTCAGGAAGAAGAGCTATCGTCCTGAGCTGATCGTCATATCCGGTAATACGGATTGCTATCAACCTATCGAGCGTAAATTGGGTCTGACGCGCCAACTCTTGCAGGTATTCCAGCGCTATCAGCATCCGGTGGGACTCATCACTAAGAACAGCATGATACAGCGCGATATCGATATCCTAGCGGCTATGGCCGAGAAGGATCTGGTACGTGTGACCATCTCCATCACCTCTCTGAAAGAGGAGACCCGTAGAAAACTCGAACCCCGCACAGCCAGTGTGAGCCAGCGACTGAAGACCGTGCGCAGACTATCGGATGCGGGTATCCCAGTCAATGTGAACCTAGCACCTATCATCCCGGCCATCAATAGTGATGAGGTATTCGACATCGTACAGGCAGCTGCCGACCATGGAGCGGTCAGTGCCAACTACATCATGGTGCGCCTCAATGGGGCCATAGGTGAGATCTTCAGTGATTGGGTACACAAAGCCTATCCAGAAAGAGCAGAGAAAGTATTGCACCTCATCCGCGAAGTGCATGAAGGAGGACTCAATAGCAGCGAGTGGAAGACACGCATGCGAGGCACCGGGACCTATGCCGATCAGATCCATCGCATCTTCGATATCGCTCGACAGAAATTCCTTCCCAAGAAAGAACCTACAGAGATGGACTATTCTAGATTCTCGGTCCCAGACCGGGGGCAACAGACCTCTCTGTTCTCTTAACAGATACCTTTGGACCCATGGAGAGAATGAAACCTACATCTGTCAATCCGGATTGGAAGACTGTCAAGGAATACGAGGATATCACCTACAAGAAATCCGGGCGAACGGCCCGTATCGCTTTCAATCGACCAGAAGTGCGCAATGCCTTCAGACCCCGCACGGTAGCGGAACTGTTCGAGGCTTTCTTGGACGCTCGGGAAGACCCGGAGATAGGAGTCGTACTCTTCAGCGGTGAAGGTCCTTCCTCTAAAGACGGTAAGTGGGCATTCTGTAGTGGCGGAGACCAGAGCAAGCGCGGCCACCAAGGCTATGTGGATGAGGATGGCATGCCTCGGCTCAACATTCTAGAAGTACAACGACTGATCCGCTTCATGCCCAAGGTCGTGATAGCCGTGGTACCGGGCTGGGCCGTTGGTGGTGGACATAGTTTACACGTAGTGAGCGATTTGACCTTGGCCAGTAAAGAACACGCCATCTTCAAACAGACCGATGCAGATGTGACCAGCTTCGATGGTGGATATGGCTCCGCTTATCTGGCCAAAATGGTCGGCCAGAAAAAGGCACGGGAGATCTTCTTCTTGGGCAGGAACTACTCGGCTCAGGAGGCATTTGACATGGGAATGGTCAATGCCGTAGTACCTCACGATGAATTGGAGGACACAGCCTATCAGTGGGCCCAAGAGATACTCATGAAATCCCCGACAGCCATCAAGATGCTGAAATTCGCTTTCAACCTCACCGATGACGGCATGGTAGGTCAGCAGGTATTTGCTGGAGAGGCCACGCGACTGGCCTATATGACCGATGAGGCCAAAGAAGGAAG
Protein-coding regions in this window:
- a CDS encoding PA0069 family radical SAM protein, producing the protein MSSNSWELAEHEKYLKGQGAQKQIHNRFERQSYVTEHWEGIDEVDEGPEKTSFIEVHPKTIITPNSSPDVPFDLSINPYQGCEHGCVYCYARNSHQYWGYGPGRDFERAILVKKNAATLLEKTFRKKSYRPELIVISGNTDCYQPIERKLGLTRQLLQVFQRYQHPVGLITKNSMIQRDIDILAAMAEKDLVRVTISITSLKEETRRKLEPRTASVSQRLKTVRRLSDAGIPVNVNLAPIIPAINSDEVFDIVQAAADHGAVSANYIMVRLNGAIGEIFSDWVHKAYPERAEKVLHLIREVHEGGLNSSEWKTRMRGTGTYADQIHRIFDIARQKFLPKKEPTEMDYSRFSVPDRGQQTSLFS
- a CDS encoding 1,4-dihydroxy-2-naphthoyl-CoA synthase, with the translated sequence MKPTSVNPDWKTVKEYEDITYKKSGRTARIAFNRPEVRNAFRPRTVAELFEAFLDAREDPEIGVVLFSGEGPSSKDGKWAFCSGGDQSKRGHQGYVDEDGMPRLNILEVQRLIRFMPKVVIAVVPGWAVGGGHSLHVVSDLTLASKEHAIFKQTDADVTSFDGGYGSAYLAKMVGQKKAREIFFLGRNYSAQEAFDMGMVNAVVPHDELEDTAYQWAQEILMKSPTAIKMLKFAFNLTDDGMVGQQVFAGEATRLAYMTDEAKEGRNAFLEKRAPDFSDIKWIP